A stretch of the Ostrea edulis chromosome 9, xbOstEdul1.1, whole genome shotgun sequence genome encodes the following:
- the LOC125660099 gene encoding SCO-spondin-like isoform X3 has product MNNVLSLGAYYDTSPRNWEDSSINCQQLGAWDEGKFSTTGLRVPTRPQGFPIDQFFWVGARVQQTPWFTHLGCFETQGAPEELDISNETNPTFTCYLFCASFRIYLTMGISRKTCYCYDDVQKYRLPNEQCRYETFPDNPDELYGAPNSGSVIVFTYHQQRPVSDTNDFGNCASLRYLGVFPVKHYYSSCLNRIGIFCTNGQTSGSAQLSWTEAVKQCGTMKTDLNGYYTGLTDSVKYYPLWTGFYRRSIEQWTPPKIQTYNDVNLHSFHCVAVKVNDDGTLFQISYPQLCTRTLPSICEKSTRVDGNWASWGTWSKCPVTCGGGIEQRERTCTNPPPKHGGSNCVGDASETRPCNTQPCPVDGSWSRWTSWSKCSNVCGNGRQIRSRSCDNPAPDHGGTNCEGSSFEQRECIGCPANKNVTNWSAWGSCSVTCGTGTSRRNRSCGLTTEESEKHNCWFSETETRTCILNPCPVDGSWTAWSDWSDCSNICGTGQQSKTRTCTNPKPEHGGKLCEGDSTDQRTCVGCPANKKVTEWSSWSTCSTTCGPGNQSRYRKCNLTEEESNEYNCKFHETEGRQCYIRPCPIDGGWTQWSSWGGCSNNCGHGEEIRTKTCDDPKPENGGKPCTGEGSEKRKCIGCPDGKVVTQWSSWGQCSVTCGNGNQSRSRDCDLTSTEADKYQCYFSDEENKLCIKPGCPIDGGWSQWSSWGGCSNNCGHGEEIRTRTCDDPKPENGGKPCTGEGSEKRKCIGCPDGKMVTQWSSWGQCSVTCGNGNQSRSRDCDLTSTEADKYQCYFRDEENKLCIKPGCPIDGGWSQWSSWGGCSNNCGHGEEIRTKTCDDPKPENGGKPCTGEGSEKRKCIGCPDGKVVTQWSSWGQCSVTCGNGNQSRSRDCDLTSTEADKYQCYFRDDENKLCIKPGCPIDGGWSQWSSWGGCSNNCGHGEEIRTRTCDDPKPENGGKSCTGEGSEKRKCIGCPDGKVVTQWSSWGQCSVTCGNGNQSRSRDCDLTSTEADKYQCYFRDEEKKLCIKPGCPNDGGWSQWSSWGGCSNNCGHGEEIRTRTCDDPKPENGGKPCTGEGSEKRKCIGCPDGKVVTQWSSWGQCSVTCGNGNQSRSRDCDLTSTEADKYQCYFRDDEKKLCIKPGCPIDGGWSQWSSWGGCSNNCGHGEEIRTKTCDDPKPENGGKPCTGEGSEKRKCIGCPDGKVVTQWSSWGQCSVTCGNGNQSRSRDCDLTSTEADKYQCYFRDDEKKLCIKPGCPNDGGWSQWSSWGGCSNNCGHGEEIRTRTCDDPKPENGGRPCTGEGSEKRKCIGCPDGNVVTQWSSWGQCSVTCGNGNQLRFRDCGLTSTEADKYRCYFRDEENKLCIKPECPEPIRKTVILHWYYLRKY; this is encoded by the exons ATGAACAATGTTTTGTCTTTAGGTGCTTATTACGATACCAGTCCTAGGAATTGGGAGGACTCTTCCATTAACTGCCAGCAATTAGGAGCCTGGGACGAGGGAAAATTCAGTACTACGGGCCTCAGGGTGCCAACTCGTCCCCAGGGATTCCCTATTGATCAGTTTTTTTGGGTTGGTGCTCGTGTTCAACAGACTCCGTGGTTTACACACTTGG GATGTTTTGAAACCCAAGGAGCTCCAGAAGAGctagatatttcaaatgaaacgAACCCTACCTTTACTTGCTATTTGTTTTGTGCCAGTTTCAGGATCTACCTAACGATGGGTATATCA CGTAAGACCTGCTATTGCTATGACGATGTCCAGAAATACCGTCTGCCGAACGAACAGTGCAGATACGAGACATTTCCCGACAACCCAGATGAATTGTATGGTGCGCCGAACTCCGGAAGTGTGATCGTATTCACATATCATCAACAGAGGCCGGTGTCAGACA CAAACGACTTTGGAAATTGCGCCAGCTTGAGATATCTAGGTGTGTTTCCGGTAAAACATTATTATTCCTCCTGTCTGAACAGAATTGGGATCTTCTGCACAA ATGGACAGACATCGGGGTCGGCACAGCTATCCTGGACTGAGGCAGTCAAACAATGTGGTACCATGAAAACAGATCTGAATGGGTATTACACTGGCCTGACAGATTCTGTCAAGTATTATCCATTGTGGACAGGGTTTTACAGACGTAGCATCGAGCAATGGACACCACCCA AAATCCAGACATATAATGACGTCAATCTGCATTCCTTTCATTGTGTAGCGGTGAAGGTAAATGATGATGGGACACTGTTCCAAATCTCATATCCCCAACTCTGTACAAGGACATTGCCGTCGATATGTGAAAAGTCAACAAGAG TGGATGGAAACTGGGCGTCATGGGGAACGTGGAGCAAATGTCCTGTGACTTGTGGTGGTGGCATAGAACAAAGGGAGAGAACCTGTACCAATCCTCCACCTAAACATGGAGGAAGTAACTGTGTTGGTGATGCTTCGGAAACCAGACCATGCAACACCCAGCCTTGTCCAG TTGATGGCAGTTGGTCTCGCTGGACGAGTTGGAGCAAGTGTTCAAATGTTTGTGGTAATGGTCGTCAAATTAGAAGTAGGTCATGTGATAACCCAGCGCCAGATCACGGAGGGACTAATTGTGAAGGAAGTAGCTTCGAACAACGGGAATGCATCGGCTGCCCGG CTAACAAAAATGTAACTAATTGGTCCGCCTGGGGATCGTGCTCTGTGACATGTGGAACTGGGACAAGCAGACGTAATAGATCGTGTGGTCTGACGACAGAGGAGTCCGAAAAGCACAACTGTTGGTTTTCAGAAACAGAAACAAGAACTTGCATCTTAAATCCATGTCCAG TTGATGGTAGTTGGACGGCTTGGTCTGACTGGAGCGATTGTTCTAACATATGTGGTACTGGTCAACAATCTAAAACTCGCACATGCACCAACCCTAAGCCAGAGCATGGTGGAAAACTGTGTGAAGGAGACAGTACTGATCAGAGAACGTGTGTAGGTTGTCCGG CAAATAAAAAAGTTACGGAATGGTCTTCATGGAGTACGTGTTCAACAACCTGTGGTCCTGGAAACCAGAGTAGATACCGAAAATGTAACTTGACGGAAGAGGAATCCAATGAGTacaactgtaaatttcatgagacTGAAGGAAGGCAATGCTACATCAGGCCCTGTCCAA ttgATGGCGGTTGGACCCAATGGTCTTCATGGGGTGGCTGTTCGAATAACTGTGGACACGgggaggaaattcgaacgaaAACTTGTGATGACCCGAAACCAGAGAATGGGGGCAAACCTTGTACAGGGGAAGGATCTGAAAAGCGGAAATGCATTGGATGTCCAG ACGGGAAGGTGGTGACTCAGTGGTCTTCCTGGGGACAGTGCTCGGTGACCTGTGGAAATGGGAACCAATCAAGATCTAGAGATTGTGACTTGACAAGCACTGAAGCTGATAAATATCAGTGTTATTTCAGTGATGAAGAGAACAAACTATGCATCAAGCCAGGTTGTCCAA TTGATGGAGGTTGGTCGCAATGGTCTTCATGGGGTGGCTGTTCCAATAACTGTGGACACGgggaggaaattcgaacgagAACTTGTGATGACCCGAAACCAGAGAATGGAGGGAAACCTTGTACAGGGGAAGGATCTGAAAAGCGGAAATGCATTGGATGTCCAG ACGGGAAGATGGTGACTCAGTGGTCTTCCTGGGGACAGTGTTCGGTGACCTGTGGAAATGGGAACCAATCAAGATCTAGAGATTGTGACTTGACAAGCACTGAAGCTGATAAATATCAGTGTTATTTCAGAGATGAAGAGAACAAACTATGCATCAAACCAGGTTGTCCAA TTGATGGAGGTTGGTCGCAATGGTCTTCATGGGGTGGCTGTTCCAATAACTGTGGACACGgggaggaaattcgaacgaaAACTTGTGATGACCCGAAACCAGAGAATGGAGGGAAACCTTGTACAGGGGAAGGATCTGAAAAGCGGAAATGCATTGGATGTCCAG ACGGGAAGGTGGTGACTCAGTGGTCTTCCTGGGGACAGTGCTCGGTGACCTGTGGAAATGGGAACCAATCAAGATCTAGAGATTGTGACTTGACAAGCACTGAAGCTGATAAATATCAGTGCTATTTCAGAGATGACGAGAACAAACTATGCATCAAGCCAGGTTGTCCAA TTGATGGAGGTTGGTCGCAATGGTCTTCATGGGGTGGCTGTTCCAATAACTGTGGACACGgggaggaaattcgaacgagAACTTGTGATGACCCGAAACCAGAGAATGGAGGCAAATCTTGTACAGGGGAAGGATCTGAAAAGCGGAAATGCATTGGATGTCCAG ACGGGAAGGTGGTGACTCAGTGGTCTTCCTGGGGACAGTGCTCGGTGACCTGTGGAAATGGGAACCAATCAAGATCTAGAGATTGTGACTTGACAAGCACTGAAGCTGATAAATATCAGTGTTATTTCAGAGATGAAGAGAAAAAACTATGCATCAAGCCAGGTTGTCCAA ATGATGGAGGTTGGTCGCAATGGTCTTCATGGGGTGGCTGTTCCAATAACTGTGGACACGgggaggaaattcgaacgagAACTTGTGATGACCCGAAACCAGAGAATGGGGGCAAACCTTGTACAGGGGAAGGATCTGAAAAGCGGAAATGCATTGGATGTCCAG ACGGGAAGGTGGTGACTCAGTGGTCTTCCTGGGGACAGTGCTCGGTGACCTGTGGAAATGGGAACCAATCAAGATCTAGAGATTGTGACTTGACAAGCACTGAAGCTGATAAATATCAGTGTTATTTCAGAGATGACGAGAAAAAACTATGCATCAAGCCAGGTTGTCCAA TTGATGGAGGTTGGTCGCAATGGTCTTCATGGGGTGGCTGTTCGAATAACTGTGGACACGgggaggaaattcgaacgaaAACTTGTGATGACCCGAAACCAGAGAATGGGGGCAAACCTTGTACAGGGGAAGGATCTGAAAAGCGGAAATGCATTGGATGTCCAG ACGGGAAGGTGGTGACTCAGTGGTCTTCCTGGGGACAGTGCTCGGTGACCTGTGGAAATGGGAACCAATCAAGATCTAGAGATTGTGACTTGACAAGCACTGAAGCTGATAAATATCAGTGTTATTTCAGAGATGACGAGAAAAAACTATGCATCAAGCCAGGTTGTCCAA ATGATGGAGGTTGGTCGCAATGGTCTTCATGGGGTGGCTGTTCCAATAACTGTGGACACGgggaggaaattcgaacgagAACTTGTGATGACCCGAAACCAGAGAATGGAGGCAGACCTTGTACAGGGGAAGGATCTGAAAAACGGAAATGCATTGGATGTCCAG ACGGGAACGTGGTGACTCAGTGGTCTTCCTGGGGACAGTGCTCGGTGACCTGTGGAAACGGGAACCAATTAAGATTTAGAGATTGTGGCTTGACAAGCACTGAAGCAGATAAATATCGGTGTTATTTCAGAGATGAAGAGAACAAACTATGCATTAAGCCAGAATGCCCAG AGCCAATAAGGAAAACTGTCATTCTCCATTGGTACTatttaagaaaatattaa
- the LOC125660099 gene encoding SCO-spondin-like isoform X4 has product MNNVLSLGAYYDTSPRNWEDSSINCQQLGAWDEGKFSTTGLRVPTRPQGFPIDQFFWVGARVQQTPWFTHLGCFETQGAPEELDISNETNPTFTCYLFCASFRIYLTMGISRKTCYCYDDVQKYRLPNEQCRYETFPDNPDELYGAPNSGSVIVFTYHQQRPVSDTNDFGNCASLRYLGVFPVKHYYSSCLNRIGIFCTNGQTSGSAQLSWTEAVKQCGTMKTDLNGYYTGLTDSVKYYPLWTGFYRRSIEQWTPPKIQTYNDVNLHSFHCVAVKVNDDGTLFQISYPQLCTRTLPSICEKSTRVDGNWASWGTWSKCPVTCGGGIEQRERTCTNPPPKHGGSNCVGDASETRPCNTQPCPVDGSWSRWTSWSKCSNVCGNGRQIRSRSCDNPAPDHGGTNCEGSSFEQRECIGCPANKNVTNWSAWGSCSVTCGTGTSRRNRSCGLTTEESEKHNCWFSETETRTCILNPCPVDGSWTAWSDWSDCSNICGTGQQSKTRTCTNPKPEHGGKLCEGDSTDQRTCVGCPANKKVTEWSSWSTCSTTCGPGNQSRYRKCNLTEEESNEYNCKFHETEGRQCYIRPCPIDGGWTQWSSWGGCSNNCGHGEEIRTKTCDDPKPENGGKPCTGEGSEKRKCIGCPDGKVVTQWSSWGQCSVTCGNGNQSRSRDCDLTSTEADKYQCYFSDEENKLCIKPGCPIDGGWSQWSSWGGCSNNCGHGEEIRTRTCDDPKPENGGKPCTGEGSEKRKCIGCPDGKMVTQWSSWGQCSVTCGNGNQSRSRDCDLTSTEADKYQCYFRDEENKLCIKPGCPIDGGWSQWSSWGGCSNNCGHGEEIRTKTCDDPKPENGGKPCTGEGSEKRKCIGCPDGKVVTQWSSWGQCSVTCGNGNQSRSRDCDLTSTEADKYQCYFRDDENKLCIKPGCPIDGGWSQWSSWGGCSNNCGHGEEIRTRTCDDPKPENGGKSCTGEGSEKRKCIGCPDGKVVTQWSSWGQCSVTCGNGNQSRSRDCDLTSTEADKYQCYFRDEEKKLCIKPGCPNDGGWSQWSSWGGCSNNCGHGEEIRTRTCDDPKPENGGKPCTGEGSEKRKCIGCPDGKVVTQWSSWGQCSVTCGNGNQSRSRDCDLTSTEADKYQCYFRDDEKKLCIKPGCPIDGGWSQWSSWGGCSNNCGHGEEIRTKTCDDPKPENGGKPCTGEGSEKRKCIGCPDGKVVTQWSSWGQCSVTCGNGNQSRSRDCDLTSTEADKYQCYFRDDEKKLCIKPGCPNDGGWSQWSSWGGCSNNCGHGEEIRTRTCDDPKPENGGRPCTGEGSEKRKCIGCPDGNVVTQWSSWGQCSVTCGNGNQLRFRDCGLTSTEADKYRCYFRDEENKLCIKPECPDMDFMSLH; this is encoded by the exons ATGAACAATGTTTTGTCTTTAGGTGCTTATTACGATACCAGTCCTAGGAATTGGGAGGACTCTTCCATTAACTGCCAGCAATTAGGAGCCTGGGACGAGGGAAAATTCAGTACTACGGGCCTCAGGGTGCCAACTCGTCCCCAGGGATTCCCTATTGATCAGTTTTTTTGGGTTGGTGCTCGTGTTCAACAGACTCCGTGGTTTACACACTTGG GATGTTTTGAAACCCAAGGAGCTCCAGAAGAGctagatatttcaaatgaaacgAACCCTACCTTTACTTGCTATTTGTTTTGTGCCAGTTTCAGGATCTACCTAACGATGGGTATATCA CGTAAGACCTGCTATTGCTATGACGATGTCCAGAAATACCGTCTGCCGAACGAACAGTGCAGATACGAGACATTTCCCGACAACCCAGATGAATTGTATGGTGCGCCGAACTCCGGAAGTGTGATCGTATTCACATATCATCAACAGAGGCCGGTGTCAGACA CAAACGACTTTGGAAATTGCGCCAGCTTGAGATATCTAGGTGTGTTTCCGGTAAAACATTATTATTCCTCCTGTCTGAACAGAATTGGGATCTTCTGCACAA ATGGACAGACATCGGGGTCGGCACAGCTATCCTGGACTGAGGCAGTCAAACAATGTGGTACCATGAAAACAGATCTGAATGGGTATTACACTGGCCTGACAGATTCTGTCAAGTATTATCCATTGTGGACAGGGTTTTACAGACGTAGCATCGAGCAATGGACACCACCCA AAATCCAGACATATAATGACGTCAATCTGCATTCCTTTCATTGTGTAGCGGTGAAGGTAAATGATGATGGGACACTGTTCCAAATCTCATATCCCCAACTCTGTACAAGGACATTGCCGTCGATATGTGAAAAGTCAACAAGAG TGGATGGAAACTGGGCGTCATGGGGAACGTGGAGCAAATGTCCTGTGACTTGTGGTGGTGGCATAGAACAAAGGGAGAGAACCTGTACCAATCCTCCACCTAAACATGGAGGAAGTAACTGTGTTGGTGATGCTTCGGAAACCAGACCATGCAACACCCAGCCTTGTCCAG TTGATGGCAGTTGGTCTCGCTGGACGAGTTGGAGCAAGTGTTCAAATGTTTGTGGTAATGGTCGTCAAATTAGAAGTAGGTCATGTGATAACCCAGCGCCAGATCACGGAGGGACTAATTGTGAAGGAAGTAGCTTCGAACAACGGGAATGCATCGGCTGCCCGG CTAACAAAAATGTAACTAATTGGTCCGCCTGGGGATCGTGCTCTGTGACATGTGGAACTGGGACAAGCAGACGTAATAGATCGTGTGGTCTGACGACAGAGGAGTCCGAAAAGCACAACTGTTGGTTTTCAGAAACAGAAACAAGAACTTGCATCTTAAATCCATGTCCAG TTGATGGTAGTTGGACGGCTTGGTCTGACTGGAGCGATTGTTCTAACATATGTGGTACTGGTCAACAATCTAAAACTCGCACATGCACCAACCCTAAGCCAGAGCATGGTGGAAAACTGTGTGAAGGAGACAGTACTGATCAGAGAACGTGTGTAGGTTGTCCGG CAAATAAAAAAGTTACGGAATGGTCTTCATGGAGTACGTGTTCAACAACCTGTGGTCCTGGAAACCAGAGTAGATACCGAAAATGTAACTTGACGGAAGAGGAATCCAATGAGTacaactgtaaatttcatgagacTGAAGGAAGGCAATGCTACATCAGGCCCTGTCCAA ttgATGGCGGTTGGACCCAATGGTCTTCATGGGGTGGCTGTTCGAATAACTGTGGACACGgggaggaaattcgaacgaaAACTTGTGATGACCCGAAACCAGAGAATGGGGGCAAACCTTGTACAGGGGAAGGATCTGAAAAGCGGAAATGCATTGGATGTCCAG ACGGGAAGGTGGTGACTCAGTGGTCTTCCTGGGGACAGTGCTCGGTGACCTGTGGAAATGGGAACCAATCAAGATCTAGAGATTGTGACTTGACAAGCACTGAAGCTGATAAATATCAGTGTTATTTCAGTGATGAAGAGAACAAACTATGCATCAAGCCAGGTTGTCCAA TTGATGGAGGTTGGTCGCAATGGTCTTCATGGGGTGGCTGTTCCAATAACTGTGGACACGgggaggaaattcgaacgagAACTTGTGATGACCCGAAACCAGAGAATGGAGGGAAACCTTGTACAGGGGAAGGATCTGAAAAGCGGAAATGCATTGGATGTCCAG ACGGGAAGATGGTGACTCAGTGGTCTTCCTGGGGACAGTGTTCGGTGACCTGTGGAAATGGGAACCAATCAAGATCTAGAGATTGTGACTTGACAAGCACTGAAGCTGATAAATATCAGTGTTATTTCAGAGATGAAGAGAACAAACTATGCATCAAACCAGGTTGTCCAA TTGATGGAGGTTGGTCGCAATGGTCTTCATGGGGTGGCTGTTCCAATAACTGTGGACACGgggaggaaattcgaacgaaAACTTGTGATGACCCGAAACCAGAGAATGGAGGGAAACCTTGTACAGGGGAAGGATCTGAAAAGCGGAAATGCATTGGATGTCCAG ACGGGAAGGTGGTGACTCAGTGGTCTTCCTGGGGACAGTGCTCGGTGACCTGTGGAAATGGGAACCAATCAAGATCTAGAGATTGTGACTTGACAAGCACTGAAGCTGATAAATATCAGTGCTATTTCAGAGATGACGAGAACAAACTATGCATCAAGCCAGGTTGTCCAA TTGATGGAGGTTGGTCGCAATGGTCTTCATGGGGTGGCTGTTCCAATAACTGTGGACACGgggaggaaattcgaacgagAACTTGTGATGACCCGAAACCAGAGAATGGAGGCAAATCTTGTACAGGGGAAGGATCTGAAAAGCGGAAATGCATTGGATGTCCAG ACGGGAAGGTGGTGACTCAGTGGTCTTCCTGGGGACAGTGCTCGGTGACCTGTGGAAATGGGAACCAATCAAGATCTAGAGATTGTGACTTGACAAGCACTGAAGCTGATAAATATCAGTGTTATTTCAGAGATGAAGAGAAAAAACTATGCATCAAGCCAGGTTGTCCAA ATGATGGAGGTTGGTCGCAATGGTCTTCATGGGGTGGCTGTTCCAATAACTGTGGACACGgggaggaaattcgaacgagAACTTGTGATGACCCGAAACCAGAGAATGGGGGCAAACCTTGTACAGGGGAAGGATCTGAAAAGCGGAAATGCATTGGATGTCCAG ACGGGAAGGTGGTGACTCAGTGGTCTTCCTGGGGACAGTGCTCGGTGACCTGTGGAAATGGGAACCAATCAAGATCTAGAGATTGTGACTTGACAAGCACTGAAGCTGATAAATATCAGTGTTATTTCAGAGATGACGAGAAAAAACTATGCATCAAGCCAGGTTGTCCAA TTGATGGAGGTTGGTCGCAATGGTCTTCATGGGGTGGCTGTTCGAATAACTGTGGACACGgggaggaaattcgaacgaaAACTTGTGATGACCCGAAACCAGAGAATGGGGGCAAACCTTGTACAGGGGAAGGATCTGAAAAGCGGAAATGCATTGGATGTCCAG ACGGGAAGGTGGTGACTCAGTGGTCTTCCTGGGGACAGTGCTCGGTGACCTGTGGAAATGGGAACCAATCAAGATCTAGAGATTGTGACTTGACAAGCACTGAAGCTGATAAATATCAGTGTTATTTCAGAGATGACGAGAAAAAACTATGCATCAAGCCAGGTTGTCCAA ATGATGGAGGTTGGTCGCAATGGTCTTCATGGGGTGGCTGTTCCAATAACTGTGGACACGgggaggaaattcgaacgagAACTTGTGATGACCCGAAACCAGAGAATGGAGGCAGACCTTGTACAGGGGAAGGATCTGAAAAACGGAAATGCATTGGATGTCCAG ACGGGAACGTGGTGACTCAGTGGTCTTCCTGGGGACAGTGCTCGGTGACCTGTGGAAACGGGAACCAATTAAGATTTAGAGATTGTGGCTTGACAAGCACTGAAGCAGATAAATATCGGTGTTATTTCAGAGATGAAGAGAACAAACTATGCATTAAGCCAGAATGCCCAG ATATGGATTTTATGTCTCTCCACTGA